In Anguilla rostrata isolate EN2019 chromosome 1, ASM1855537v3, whole genome shotgun sequence, a genomic segment contains:
- the znf576.2 gene encoding zinc finger protein 576.2 — MDPDIIKMEEVAMEEETAPPTELANDGPADPYTTIIIQEPPATSVVQPYQHENLQCFQCFITFCNSKAKERHMKKSHREEYKQQLQQCDTLFTCYVCDRTFPSSEELTQHQASHNKEDKPFKCPHCQESFRTFSELTSHRRQVCPERQFVCKDCGETFRGPALLRSHRLMQHPPRPEPEQEGADDATKTHRCGKCGRGFETEAELLQHQENHAGDRHCNGSGPAPAKRRGRPPKSEEAVAAAAADGEKKGKRRKKGEGEGEGAEEPGVKNHAEPDGPAEEKVKAKRGRPAKSAQEPQAEPSQDQQAEEKKPPARQHPCPDCELSFPAAAQLRAHKKEKHSRAAAPPPPRKAHPCGECEESFARPEQLEAHAARAHCAGRHSCPTCGKSFGRESNLKAHRQTHAEESAAAEGGKR, encoded by the exons ATGGACCCAGACATTATTAAAATGGAGGAGGTGgcgatggaggaggagacggcTCCTCCGACTGAGCTGGCCAACGATGGCCCTGCAGATCCCTACACCACTATCATAATCCAGGAGCCCCCCGCGACATCCGTCGTCCAACCTT ATCAGCACGAGAACCTGCAGTGTTTCCAGTGCTTCATCACCTTCTGCAACTCCAAAGCCAAGGAGAGGCACATGAAGAAGAGCCACCGTGAGGAGTAcaagcagcagctccagcag TGCGACACGCTTTTCACCTGCTACGTGTGCGATCGCACCTTCCCGTCCTCCGAGGAGCTCACGCAACACCAGGCCTCCCATAACAAGGAGGACAAGCCCTTCAAGTGCCCCCACTGCCAGGAGAGCTTTCGCACCTTCTCCGAG CTGACGTCCCACCGGCGACAGGTGTGTCCCGAGAGGCAGTTTGTGTGCAAGGACTGCGGGGAGACCTTCCGGGGCCCCGCCCTGCTGCGCAGCCACCGCCTGATGCAGCACCCGCCGCGCCCCGAGCCCGAGCAGGAGGGGGCCGACGACGCGACCAAGACCCACCGCTGCGGCAAGTGCGGCAGGGGCTTCGAGACGGAGGCCGAGCTCCTGCAGCACCAGGAGAACCACGCCGGCGACCGCCACTGCAACGGcagcggccccgcccccgccaagAGGCGCGGCCGGCCCCCCAAGTCCGAGGAGGCTgtggcggcagcggcggcggacGGCGAGAAGAAAGGGAAGCggaggaagaagggagagggcgagggggagggggcggaggagccCGGGGTGAAAAACCACGCGGAGCCCGACGGTCCGGCGGAGGAGAAGGTCAAAGCCAAACGGGGCCGCCCCGCCAAATCCGCGCAGGAGCCCCAGGCCGAGCCGAGCCAGGACCAGCAGGCGGAGGAGAAGAagccgcccgcccgccagcaCCCCTGCCCCGACTGCGAGCTCTCCTTCCCGGCGGCGGCCCAGCTCCGGGCCCACAAGAAGGAGAAGCACAGCCGGGCGGcggcgccgcccccgccccgcaaGGCCCACCCCTGCGGGGAGTGCGAGGAGAGCTTCGCCCGGCCCGAGCAGCTGGAGGCGCATGCGGCCCGCGCCCACTGCGCCGGGCGCCACTCCTGCCCCACCTGCGGCAAGAGCTTCGGCAGGGAGAGCAACCTGAAGGCGCACCGCCAGACACACGCCGAGGAGAGCGCCGCAGCCGAGGGCGGCAAGAGATAA